From Pseudomonas sp. LS1212, the proteins below share one genomic window:
- a CDS encoding lipopolysaccharide kinase InaA family protein, with product MAVHFAGGSAGESRFDYFWRQRGEWVEEPNQRRGGESGVQRLRSDDGQLLYAKRQIGHIYRTVLHPFGRPTVLRERDALLGFQALNVRVPDMVFCGVAHDADHQWRGLLVTAALDDFEEIDDFYAGGGRERHGEAVHDQILKDLAENLARMHRGHWQHGCLYSKHVFVRVVGEGEAARAEVALLDLEKCRRRISRQRAARNDLKQLRRHSSWSQADWKKLLYFYQKVFGGAVKGLEQ from the coding sequence ATGGCTGTACATTTTGCAGGCGGGTCTGCGGGCGAAAGTCGCTTCGACTATTTCTGGCGCCAGCGTGGTGAATGGGTTGAAGAGCCCAATCAGCGTCGGGGTGGGGAAAGCGGCGTGCAAAGACTGCGCAGCGATGATGGCCAGTTGCTCTATGCCAAGCGTCAGATCGGGCACATCTACCGCACCGTGCTGCATCCGTTCGGTCGTCCCACGGTATTGCGCGAGCGCGATGCCTTGTTGGGGTTCCAGGCATTGAACGTGCGGGTGCCGGATATGGTTTTCTGTGGCGTCGCGCACGACGCCGATCATCAATGGCGTGGCTTGCTGGTGACCGCCGCGCTGGATGATTTCGAAGAGATCGATGACTTTTATGCCGGTGGCGGTCGTGAGCGCCATGGCGAGGCCGTGCACGACCAGATACTCAAGGACCTGGCCGAGAACCTGGCGCGCATGCACCGGGGGCATTGGCAGCATGGCTGCCTGTACAGCAAGCACGTTTTCGTTCGGGTTGTTGGCGAAGGGGAGGCGGCGCGCGCCGAAGTCGCCCTGCTGGACCTGGAAAAATGCCGACGCCGCATCAGCCGCCAGCGTGCCGCACGCAACGACCTCAAGCAATTGCGTCGCCATTCGTCTTGGAGCCAGGCAGACTGGAAAAAGCTGCTCTATTTTTATCAGAAGGTGTTTGGCGGCGCTGTCAAAGGTTTAGAGCAATGA
- a CDS encoding class I SAM-dependent methyltransferase, producing MSSPIKLEFSNKYDQQHAREYLRKHQDGLSRKLSHRRDEQLARRALELAGEPGLVLDLPCGAGRFWPLLAEKANRVIIGADNSADMLEIACKSQPPEIVERVRPLQTSAFAIDLPDNAVDSIFSMRLMHHIGEAAHRMTLLKEFHRVTRDSVIVSLWVDGNFKAWRRKKLERRRGQGVGQESYQNRFVLPAATVEKEFVQAGFQIQERLDFLPLYAMWRVYLLRKG from the coding sequence GTGAGTAGCCCCATCAAGCTCGAATTTTCCAACAAGTACGACCAGCAACATGCTCGGGAGTATTTGCGCAAGCATCAGGACGGCCTGTCGCGCAAGCTATCCCATCGACGTGACGAACAACTGGCAAGGCGTGCCCTGGAGTTGGCCGGTGAGCCTGGTTTGGTACTCGACCTGCCCTGCGGTGCGGGGCGTTTCTGGCCTTTGCTGGCAGAAAAAGCCAACCGGGTGATCATCGGCGCAGACAACTCGGCCGACATGCTGGAGATTGCCTGCAAGTCGCAACCGCCCGAAATCGTCGAACGGGTACGACCCTTGCAAACATCTGCCTTTGCGATTGATTTGCCAGACAACGCGGTGGATAGCATTTTCTCCATGCGCCTGATGCACCACATCGGTGAGGCGGCGCATCGGATGACATTATTGAAGGAATTCCATCGGGTTACCCGCGACAGTGTGATTGTTTCTCTCTGGGTGGATGGCAACTTCAAGGCCTGGAGACGCAAAAAACTGGAGCGGCGCCGCGGTCAGGGCGTTGGGCAGGAAAGTTACCAGAATCGTTTTGTGTTACCTGCAGCTACTGTCGAGAAGGAGTTCGTACAAGCCGGTTTCCAGATCCAGGAACGATTGGATTTTTTACCGCTCTACGCCATGTGGCGAGTGTACTTGTTGCGTAAGGGGTAA
- a CDS encoding HAMP domain-containing sensor histidine kinase, with product MEFKQSLAQRIIIAFALMSALVAGAFAVGIVATVHLVEEKLISAGLGGDLQGLLLMDSVGDWSHRPKPGQLFYFSGGRGDFDLPKDLRHLTPGFHEVFRDRLSYHAMVEVVDGRHYVLLQDQSDFEERERVLFAVVVVGFILSLALAVFLGWVLARRVMAPVVRLSQQVRHRDQLLGLAPPLAPDYAADEVGELAVAFDATLGRLRDALNRERLFTSDVSHELRTPLMVLASSCELLLENPQLDQRARLQVERIARACEEMRELVQTFLMLARAQHDEVDMASHSTLNEIADELLALWREPIEKKGLRLIFQPGLTSDARYNTTFLQAVMGNLLRNAAHYTDKGFIRLDIEPQGFTVEDSGVGIPEEKREAMFQPFVRGNEKRGEGLGLGLSLVQRICDDQGWTVTLSPMAPHGCRFQVVLAKA from the coding sequence ATGGAGTTTAAACAAAGCCTTGCCCAGCGGATCATCATTGCCTTTGCCTTGATGAGTGCTTTGGTCGCCGGCGCCTTTGCGGTGGGGATTGTCGCCACCGTCCACCTGGTCGAGGAAAAACTGATTTCCGCAGGCCTGGGCGGCGACCTGCAGGGGTTGCTGTTGATGGACAGCGTCGGTGACTGGAGCCATCGTCCCAAGCCCGGGCAGCTGTTCTACTTCAGTGGCGGCAGAGGCGATTTCGACTTGCCGAAGGACCTGCGTCACTTGACCCCTGGTTTTCATGAAGTATTCCGCGACCGACTTTCGTACCACGCCATGGTCGAAGTGGTCGATGGTCGCCATTATGTGCTGCTGCAGGACCAGAGTGATTTCGAAGAGCGCGAGCGCGTCTTGTTCGCGGTGGTGGTGGTAGGCTTCATCCTCAGCCTGGCATTGGCGGTATTTCTCGGCTGGGTCCTGGCGCGGCGGGTCATGGCGCCGGTGGTACGCTTGAGCCAGCAAGTGCGCCACCGCGATCAGTTGCTGGGGCTGGCGCCGCCACTGGCGCCGGACTATGCAGCCGACGAGGTCGGTGAACTGGCGGTGGCGTTCGACGCCACCCTGGGGCGTCTGCGCGATGCCTTGAACCGGGAGCGGTTGTTCACCAGCGATGTCAGTCACGAGTTGCGCACGCCGTTGATGGTACTGGCCAGTTCCTGCGAACTGCTGCTGGAAAACCCGCAACTCGATCAGCGCGCTCGCTTGCAGGTCGAGCGGATTGCCCGGGCCTGCGAAGAAATGCGCGAGCTGGTGCAGACATTCCTCATGCTTGCCCGGGCCCAGCATGATGAGGTCGACATGGCCTCTCATTCAACGCTGAACGAGATCGCCGACGAACTGCTCGCGTTGTGGCGCGAGCCCATCGAGAAAAAAGGCTTGCGGTTGATTTTCCAACCGGGCCTGACCTCGGACGCACGCTATAACACGACGTTCCTGCAGGCTGTCATGGGCAACCTGCTGCGCAATGCGGCCCACTATACCGACAAGGGCTTTATCCGATTGGACATCGAGCCCCAGGGTTTCACCGTCGAAGACAGCGGGGTGGGGATCCCCGAGGAAAAACGCGAAGCCATGTTCCAGCCATTCGTTCGCGGCAATGAAAAGCGTGGAGAGGGATTGGGGTTGGGTCTGTCGCTGGTGCAGCGGATCTGTGATGACCAGGGTTGGACTGTCACGCTGTCACCGATGGCGCCCCATGGTTGTCGTTTCCAAGTGGTGTTGGCGAAGGCGTGA
- the colR gene encoding two-component system response regulator ColR has translation MRILLVEDNRDILANLADYLGLKGYTVDCAQDGLSGLHLAATEHYDLIVLDIMLPGIDGYTLCKRLREDARRDTPVIMLTARDQLDDRLQGFRSGADDYLLKPFALSELAARIEAVLRRAQGGGRRSLQVGDLSYDLDTLEVSRDGRLLKLNPVGLKLLAVLMQKSPHVLRREVLEEALWGDDCPDSDSLRSHVHQLRQVIDKPFDKPLLHTVHGVGYRLAEGRDGV, from the coding sequence ATGCGAATTCTATTGGTTGAAGACAACCGCGATATTCTGGCCAACCTGGCAGATTACCTGGGCCTCAAGGGCTATACCGTCGATTGTGCCCAGGATGGTTTGTCCGGGCTGCACCTGGCCGCTACCGAACATTACGACCTGATCGTGCTCGATATCATGTTGCCCGGTATCGACGGCTATACCCTGTGCAAGCGCTTGCGCGAAGATGCACGGCGTGACACGCCGGTCATCATGCTCACCGCCCGCGACCAGTTGGACGACCGCTTGCAGGGCTTTCGTTCCGGTGCCGACGACTACTTGCTCAAACCTTTCGCGCTGTCCGAATTGGCCGCACGCATCGAAGCCGTCTTGCGGCGTGCCCAGGGCGGTGGTCGGCGTAGCCTGCAGGTAGGCGACCTGAGCTATGACCTCGATACCCTCGAAGTGTCCCGGGACGGGCGTCTGCTCAAGCTCAATCCGGTCGGCTTGAAGTTGCTGGCCGTCCTGATGCAGAAAAGCCCCCATGTGTTGCGCCGCGAAGTGCTTGAAGAAGCCTTGTGGGGCGACGACTGCCCGGACAGCGACAGCTTGCGCAGTCATGTGCACCAGTTGCGCCAAGTCATCGACAAGCCATTCGACAAACCCTTGTTGCATACCGTGCACGGCGTCGGTTATCGCTTGGCCGAGGGCCGCGATGGAGTTTAA
- a CDS encoding phosphatase PAP2 family protein — protein MPPSVTRPYSQPLNLWLCLGIPLLGAITLILLELTSLDMDLARLAYDSTAGAFIGKHSYFLETILHDRAKQVVIALSVLAIAVFISSFMLGRLKPYRRELGCLVLSMALATGFVTPLKAVTAVQCPWSLSEFGGKETYSELLSPRPPTDKPGRCWPGGHAATGFSLFALFFVLRDRRPRLARAALIFAFALGTVFSIGRMLQGAHFFSHNVWTAVFCWLISLGSYYAVLYRNKAAEKVTEPDAISVQS, from the coding sequence ATGCCGCCATCCGTTACCCGACCTTACTCTCAACCGCTCAATTTGTGGCTCTGCCTCGGTATTCCCCTGCTCGGAGCGATTACGCTAATCCTGCTGGAACTGACCTCATTAGACATGGACCTGGCCAGACTGGCCTACGATTCCACTGCCGGAGCGTTTATCGGCAAGCACAGTTACTTCCTCGAAACCATCCTGCACGATCGCGCCAAACAGGTGGTCATCGCATTGTCAGTGCTCGCAATCGCCGTATTCATTTCCAGTTTCATGCTGGGTCGGCTCAAGCCCTACCGCCGAGAGCTGGGTTGCCTGGTGTTGTCGATGGCGCTCGCCACCGGTTTCGTCACGCCTCTCAAGGCGGTCACTGCCGTACAGTGCCCGTGGAGTCTGAGTGAGTTTGGCGGCAAGGAGACCTACAGCGAACTGCTCAGCCCACGGCCGCCAACCGATAAGCCTGGCCGTTGCTGGCCCGGCGGTCATGCCGCTACTGGCTTCAGCTTGTTTGCACTGTTTTTCGTGCTGCGCGATCGCCGGCCACGCCTGGCCCGCGCGGCGTTGATTTTTGCGTTTGCGCTAGGCACCGTATTTTCCATCGGACGCATGCTGCAAGGCGCACATTTTTTCTCGCACAACGTCTGGACGGCGGTCTTTTGCTGGTTGATCAGCCTGGGGTCGTATTACGCAGTCTTGTATAGAAACAAGGCAGCAGAAAAAGTGACCGAGCCCGACGCAATTTCAGTGCAATCATAA
- a CDS encoding DUF6124 family protein — protein sequence MLKITPDPPPSRIITHTAEKAFGPLDSNNRPLFTVREGIPVEDALVQVAMLLDCADAIGWAAAEHLELNDKALALTIIQNVGSARALIEALLDSVRA from the coding sequence ATGTTAAAAATTACCCCAGATCCACCCCCAAGCCGCATCATCACCCACACCGCCGAAAAAGCCTTCGGTCCGCTGGACAGCAACAACCGTCCACTCTTCACCGTCCGCGAAGGCATTCCCGTCGAAGATGCGTTAGTGCAAGTAGCGATGTTGCTCGACTGTGCAGACGCCATTGGCTGGGCTGCTGCCGAACACCTTGAGCTCAACGACAAGGCGCTGGCGTTGACGATCATTCAAAATGTGGGATCGGCGCGGGCGCTGATCGAAGCCTTGCTCGATAGCGTGAGGGCTTAA
- a CDS encoding DUF2778 domain-containing protein: MDSSRNDPNAVATPSIGPLPPGNYYIVTRGRGGLVTGIRDSFASLVSGSDRSIWFPLYRQDSNIDDLTFIESVERGHFRLHPAGYKGVSEGCITLPRLSDFMILREALLKTATFNPTATLKAFGTVQVY, encoded by the coding sequence ATGGATAGCAGCCGGAATGACCCCAATGCCGTAGCAACTCCAAGTATCGGGCCGCTCCCTCCCGGCAACTACTATATTGTTACGAGAGGACGTGGCGGGCTAGTAACCGGCATTCGAGATTCCTTCGCGTCTCTCGTATCTGGATCAGATCGGAGTATATGGTTTCCTCTGTATCGACAAGACTCAAACATAGATGACCTAACATTTATAGAGAGCGTAGAACGTGGACATTTCCGATTACATCCAGCCGGATATAAAGGTGTAAGCGAGGGATGTATAACACTCCCTCGCCTTTCTGATTTTATGATTTTACGTGAAGCATTATTGAAGACCGCGACTTTCAACCCTACAGCCACATTAAAAGCCTTTGGTACGGTACAGGTATACTAA
- the groL gene encoding chaperonin GroEL (60 kDa chaperone family; promotes refolding of misfolded polypeptides especially under stressful conditions; forms two stacked rings of heptamers to form a barrel-shaped 14mer; ends can be capped by GroES; misfolded proteins enter the barrel where they are refolded when GroES binds) codes for MAAKEVKFGDSARKKMLSGVNVLADAVKATLGPKGRNVIIEKSFGAPTITKDGVSVAKEIELKDRFENMGAQLVKDVASRANDDAGDGTTTATVLAQSIVNEGLKAVAAGMNPMDLKRGIDKATIAIVKELKLLSKPCADSKAIAQVGTISANSDNSIGDIIAEAMEKVGKEGVITVEEGSGLENELSVVEGMQFDRGYLSPYFVNKPDTMVAELDGPLILLVDKKISNIREMLPVLEAVAKAGRPLLIVAEDVEGEALATLVVNNMRGIVKVAAVKAPGFGDRRKAMLQDIAVLTGGTVVSEEIGLSLESTTLEHLGNAKRVILSKENTTIIDGAGVEADIQARVTQIRQQVADTSSDYDREKLQERLAKLSGGVAVIKVGAGSEVEMKEKKARVEDALHATRAAVEEGVVPGGGVALVRALQAISELKGDNADQDVGIALLRRAVEAPLRQIVANSGDEPSVVIEKVKQGAGNYGYNAATGEYGDMIEMGILDPAKVTRSALQAASSIASLMITTEAMIAEIKDDAPAGGGMPDMGGMGGMGGMM; via the coding sequence ATGGCTGCTAAAGAAGTTAAATTCGGCGATTCCGCCCGCAAGAAAATGCTCTCCGGTGTCAACGTACTGGCTGACGCGGTAAAAGCGACCCTGGGCCCGAAAGGTCGTAACGTGATCATCGAGAAGAGCTTCGGCGCTCCGACCATCACCAAGGACGGCGTTTCCGTTGCCAAAGAAATCGAGCTGAAAGATCGCTTCGAAAACATGGGCGCGCAGCTGGTCAAAGACGTTGCCTCCCGTGCCAACGATGACGCAGGCGACGGTACCACCACCGCTACCGTGCTGGCTCAATCGATCGTCAACGAAGGCCTGAAAGCCGTCGCTGCCGGCATGAACCCGATGGACCTCAAGCGTGGTATCGACAAGGCGACCATCGCCATCGTCAAAGAGCTTAAGCTTCTGTCCAAGCCATGCGCTGACTCCAAGGCCATTGCCCAGGTCGGTACCATCTCTGCCAACTCCGACAACTCCATCGGCGACATCATTGCCGAAGCCATGGAAAAAGTCGGTAAAGAAGGCGTGATCACCGTTGAAGAAGGCTCGGGCCTGGAAAACGAACTGTCGGTCGTTGAAGGCATGCAGTTCGACCGCGGCTACCTGTCCCCTTACTTCGTCAACAAGCCAGACACCATGGTCGCCGAGCTCGACGGCCCGCTGATCCTGCTGGTCGACAAGAAGATCTCCAACATCCGCGAAATGCTGCCAGTGCTCGAAGCCGTTGCCAAGGCCGGCCGCCCACTGCTGATCGTGGCTGAAGACGTCGAAGGCGAAGCCCTGGCGACTCTGGTTGTGAACAACATGCGTGGCATCGTCAAGGTTGCAGCCGTCAAGGCTCCAGGCTTCGGCGACCGTCGCAAGGCCATGCTGCAGGACATCGCCGTTCTGACCGGCGGTACCGTTGTCTCCGAAGAGATCGGCCTGAGCCTGGAAAGCACCACCCTGGAACACCTGGGCAACGCCAAGCGCGTCATCCTGTCCAAAGAAAACACCACCATCATCGACGGTGCTGGCGTTGAAGCGGACATCCAGGCTCGCGTGACCCAGATCCGTCAGCAAGTGGCCGACACTTCGTCCGACTACGACCGTGAAAAACTGCAAGAGCGTCTGGCCAAGCTGTCCGGCGGCGTTGCTGTGATCAAGGTTGGCGCTGGTTCCGAAGTTGAAATGAAAGAGAAGAAAGCCCGCGTTGAAGACGCCCTGCACGCTACCCGTGCAGCCGTTGAAGAAGGCGTGGTACCTGGCGGTGGCGTGGCACTGGTTCGCGCTCTGCAAGCCATCTCCGAACTGAAAGGCGACAACGCCGATCAGGACGTGGGTATCGCTCTGCTGCGTCGTGCTGTTGAAGCACCTCTGCGCCAGATCGTTGCCAACTCCGGCGACGAGCCGAGCGTAGTGATCGAGAAGGTCAAGCAAGGTGCCGGCAACTATGGCTACAACGCTGCCACAGGCGAGTACGGCGACATGATCGAAATGGGTATCCTGGACCCGGCCAAAGTGACCCGTTCGGCACTGCAGGCTGCTTCCTCGATCGCCAGCCTGATGATCACCACCGAAGCCATGATCGCCGAGATCAAGGACGACGCACCAGCTGGCGGCGGCATGCCAGACATGGGCGGCATGGGTGGCATGGGCGGCATGATGTAA
- a CDS encoding co-chaperone GroES has product MKLRPLHDRVVIRRSEEESKTAGGIVLPGSAAEKPNRGEIVAVGAGRVLDNGEVRALAVKVGDKVVFGPYSGSNTVKVDGEDLLVMSENEILAVIEG; this is encoded by the coding sequence ATGAAGCTTCGTCCTCTGCATGATCGCGTCGTTATCCGTCGCAGCGAAGAAGAATCCAAAACCGCTGGCGGTATCGTTCTGCCAGGTTCGGCCGCTGAAAAACCTAACCGTGGCGAAATCGTCGCTGTAGGTGCCGGCCGCGTGCTGGACAACGGTGAAGTACGTGCGCTGGCCGTGAAAGTGGGTGACAAGGTCGTGTTTGGCCCTTATTCGGGCAGCAACACTGTGAAAGTTGACGGCGAAGACCTGCTGGTGATGAGCGAGAACGAAATCCTCGCTGTCATCGAAGGCTGA
- a CDS encoding FxsA family protein produces MRAFLLLFLLFPVLELYVFFKVSTAIGFFPALLLIIAGSAFGVLVMRVAGLATALRARESLQRGELPAEQMFQGLMLAVGGGLLILPGFISDVLGLICLLPFTRRLASRKMHARAEEQAMRQRAFADDLQARRPQGPDGSPRQPNVIEGEYEHRDS; encoded by the coding sequence ATGCGTGCTTTTCTATTGCTGTTTTTGTTGTTCCCGGTGCTGGAGCTGTATGTGTTTTTCAAGGTCAGCACAGCCATCGGGTTCTTTCCCGCGCTGCTGCTGATCATCGCGGGTTCGGCCTTTGGTGTGCTGGTCATGCGCGTGGCCGGCCTGGCCACGGCGCTGCGTGCGCGGGAAAGCCTGCAGCGCGGTGAATTGCCGGCCGAGCAGATGTTCCAGGGGCTGATGCTTGCCGTAGGTGGTGGCCTGCTGATCCTGCCGGGCTTCATCAGTGATGTACTGGGCTTGATCTGCCTGCTGCCGTTTACCCGCCGCCTGGCCAGTCGCAAGATGCACGCGCGTGCCGAGGAACAGGCCATGCGTCAGCGTGCCTTTGCCGATGACTTGCAGGCACGTCGCCCGCAAGGTCCGGACGGCAGCCCACGGCAGCCGAACGTGATCGAAGGCGAATACGAGCATCGCGACTCCTGA
- a CDS encoding HugZ family protein has protein sequence MSVKAIKHARELLLKEYRGVLSTHSKSMPGFPFGSVVPYCLDAQGNPLILISRIAQHTHNLQRDPKCSLLVGEREAKDVQAVGRLTVLAEAQKITDPMAVEAAAERYYRYFPESSSYHSAHDFDFWVLTPVRHRYIGGFGAIHWLDDVTLANPFAGKAEASMIEHMNSDHAKAIAHYVELAGLPQTAPAQMVGIDGEGMHLRIGQGVYWLPFAASCNTPTQVREALVFLAHADRWPTNTAAEA, from the coding sequence GTGAGCGTGAAAGCCATTAAGCATGCACGAGAATTGCTGCTCAAGGAATACCGTGGAGTGCTCTCCACCCACTCCAAATCCATGCCTGGGTTCCCATTCGGATCAGTGGTGCCTTATTGCCTGGATGCACAGGGCAACCCGTTGATCCTGATCAGTCGCATCGCGCAACACACACATAACTTGCAACGCGATCCAAAGTGTTCGTTGCTGGTCGGCGAGCGCGAGGCCAAAGACGTGCAGGCTGTCGGCCGCCTGACCGTGCTGGCCGAGGCGCAGAAAATCACCGACCCGATGGCGGTCGAGGCTGCTGCCGAGCGTTACTACCGCTATTTCCCCGAGTCGAGCAGCTATCACAGCGCCCACGACTTCGACTTCTGGGTGCTCACACCTGTGCGCCACCGCTACATCGGCGGCTTCGGCGCCATTCACTGGCTCGATGACGTGACCTTGGCCAATCCCTTTGCCGGCAAGGCCGAAGCGAGCATGATCGAGCACATGAACAGCGACCACGCCAAGGCCATTGCTCATTACGTGGAACTGGCCGGCCTGCCGCAGACGGCACCGGCGCAAATGGTCGGTATCGACGGCGAAGGCATGCACTTGCGCATAGGCCAGGGGGTGTACTGGCTGCCGTTCGCAGCGTCTTGCAACACCCCGACACAAGTGCGCGAAGCCTTGGTTTTCCTGGCTCACGCTGACCGGTGGCCGACAAATACTGCGGCCGAGGCTTGA
- a CDS encoding SDR family oxidoreductase → MQLNDKVIIITGGCQGLGRSMAEYLAAKGARLALVDLNPEKLDQAVAACEALGVEARAYLCNVADEDQVTHMVAQVADDFGAIHGLINNAGILRDGLLLKVKDGEMSKMSLAQWQAVIDVNLTGVFLCTREVAAKMVELKNQGAIINISSISRAGNVGQTNYSAAKAGVAAATVTWAKELARYGIRVAGIAPGFIETEMTASMKPEALEKMTSGIALKRMGKPEEIAHSAAYIFENDYYSGRVLELDGGLRI, encoded by the coding sequence ATGCAATTAAACGACAAAGTAATCATTATCACTGGCGGATGCCAGGGTTTGGGTCGCTCGATGGCCGAATATCTCGCGGCCAAGGGCGCCAGGCTTGCGCTGGTGGACCTCAACCCCGAGAAACTCGATCAGGCCGTGGCCGCCTGCGAGGCGTTGGGCGTCGAGGCGCGCGCTTACCTGTGCAACGTTGCCGACGAAGACCAGGTGACGCACATGGTTGCCCAGGTAGCCGATGACTTCGGCGCCATTCATGGCCTGATCAACAACGCCGGCATCCTGCGCGACGGCTTGCTGCTGAAGGTCAAGGACGGCGAGATGAGCAAGATGAGCCTGGCCCAGTGGCAGGCGGTGATCGACGTGAACCTGACAGGCGTGTTCCTCTGCACCCGTGAGGTCGCGGCGAAGATGGTCGAGCTGAAGAACCAGGGCGCGATCATCAATATTTCCTCGATCTCGCGCGCCGGCAACGTTGGCCAGACCAACTACTCGGCAGCCAAGGCCGGCGTTGCGGCCGCGACCGTGACCTGGGCCAAGGAACTGGCGCGCTACGGCATTCGCGTGGCAGGCATCGCCCCCGGTTTCATCGAGACCGAGATGACCGCCAGCATGAAGCCTGAGGCTCTGGAGAAAATGACTTCCGGTATTGCGCTCAAGCGCATGGGCAAGCCCGAGGAAATTGCTCACTCGGCGGCCTATATCTTCGAGAATGATTACTACAGCGGGCGGGTTCTGGAGCTTGATGGGGGGTTGAGAATCTAA
- a CDS encoding DUF481 domain-containing protein — protein MLLRILFCLAVIGASSSAVADTVWLKNGDRVSGKIKVFDGGKLLIQTEYGGAIPIDWKQVKTLESDQELLVKQDEYSGEKAKSLHAAEPGKVTLANDEAPKTVDLASIQQIMKPKPVVEDLMFKGNVDVALDYKRAESDTDDYDVDFKTTARHGRWRHNAEGEYNRESQDGTTSANNWSTEYALDRFITDKWFWQGRLKYQRDHIEDLARQRTIGTGPGYQFWDNELGAFSLGSLLNRTDYEYADGTKDNFYSLAMKWDYNRYLVGKTVEFFTNGEVGKPLGNVADYALDAEMGFRYKVTEWASLNLKAEKDIISGTDDNDLDKTRYTAGFGVTW, from the coding sequence ATGTTGCTTAGAATCCTGTTTTGCCTTGCCGTCATCGGCGCCTCCTCATCCGCTGTTGCCGATACCGTATGGCTGAAGAACGGAGATCGTGTGAGCGGCAAGATCAAAGTCTTCGACGGCGGCAAATTGCTGATCCAGACCGAATACGGTGGTGCCATCCCGATCGACTGGAAACAGGTCAAGACGCTGGAAAGCGATCAGGAATTGCTGGTCAAGCAAGATGAATATAGCGGTGAAAAAGCCAAGTCGCTGCACGCTGCAGAACCGGGCAAGGTAACCCTGGCCAACGACGAGGCGCCCAAGACCGTTGACCTTGCGAGTATTCAGCAGATCATGAAGCCAAAGCCCGTCGTCGAAGACCTGATGTTCAAGGGCAACGTGGACGTGGCGCTGGATTACAAGCGTGCCGAATCCGATACCGATGACTATGACGTCGACTTCAAGACCACAGCCCGCCACGGCCGCTGGCGGCACAACGCCGAAGGCGAGTACAACCGCGAGAGCCAGGACGGCACTACCAGCGCGAACAACTGGTCGACCGAATATGCCCTGGACCGCTTCATTACTGACAAGTGGTTCTGGCAGGGGCGCCTGAAGTACCAGCGCGACCACATCGAAGACCTGGCCCGTCAACGCACCATCGGTACAGGTCCGGGTTATCAGTTCTGGGACAACGAACTGGGCGCATTCTCCCTGGGCTCGCTGCTCAACCGAACCGACTATGAATATGCCGATGGTACCAAGGACAATTTCTACTCGTTGGCCATGAAGTGGGATTACAACCGTTACCTGGTCGGCAAGACAGTCGAGTTCTTCACCAACGGCGAGGTGGGCAAACCCTTGGGCAATGTGGCCGATTACGCCCTCGATGCGGAAATGGGCTTTCGCTACAAGGTCACCGAGTGGGCCTCGCTCAACCTCAAGGCGGAAAAGGACATCATCAGCGGGACCGACGACAACGATCTGGACAAGACCCGCTATACCGCGGGCTTTGGCGTGACCTGGTAA
- a CDS encoding MGMT family protein: MTEPIDLTDNQARRTALYVVLGQVPEGKVVSYGQLAELAGLGRAARWVGRMLSQLPDGTRLPWHRVVAAGGRISLPLGTISGDEQRARLRAEGITISNNRIDMKCHGWRPMSPCG; this comes from the coding sequence ATGACCGAGCCCATCGACCTCACCGACAATCAGGCCCGACGGACGGCATTGTACGTAGTGCTTGGGCAGGTGCCCGAGGGCAAGGTCGTCAGTTATGGCCAGCTGGCCGAATTGGCCGGCCTGGGTCGGGCCGCCCGCTGGGTCGGGCGAATGCTGAGCCAACTGCCGGACGGTACACGATTGCCCTGGCACCGGGTGGTCGCCGCCGGAGGGCGCATCAGCCTGCCGCTGGGCACGATTTCCGGCGACGAACAACGTGCACGTTTACGCGCAGAAGGCATCACTATCTCGAACAATCGTATAGATATGAAGTGCCATGGCTGGCGCCCGATGTCGCCATGCGGTTAG